One Pseudonocardia abyssalis DNA segment encodes these proteins:
- a CDS encoding TIGR03086 family metal-binding protein yields the protein MTTAAITDPRPYYAQALAWVRDLMAAVPADRLDDPTPCSAYDVRALLGHLVATVGRARVIGEGGDPGTEPVVVTGVPDDGWADAYAAAAERMWPVWRAAGMLDREVVAPWGTAPGRTAVWAYLNETLVHGWDLAVATGQPAEFADPAVAEQVLAAVADLIPAGTRGGPVPFAAVVASRPDAGPTERLANWSGRGRG from the coding sequence ATGACCACCGCAGCGATCACCGACCCCCGCCCCTACTACGCACAGGCGCTCGCCTGGGTCCGGGACCTCATGGCCGCCGTCCCGGCCGACCGGCTCGACGACCCGACCCCCTGCTCCGCGTACGACGTCCGGGCGCTGCTCGGGCACCTCGTCGCCACCGTCGGGCGCGCCCGCGTCATCGGCGAGGGCGGCGACCCCGGTACCGAGCCCGTCGTCGTCACCGGCGTGCCCGACGACGGATGGGCCGACGCGTACGCCGCGGCGGCGGAGCGGATGTGGCCCGTGTGGCGGGCGGCCGGCATGCTGGACCGCGAGGTCGTCGCCCCGTGGGGCACCGCGCCCGGCCGCACCGCGGTGTGGGCGTACCTCAACGAGACGCTCGTGCACGGCTGGGACCTGGCCGTCGCCACCGGGCAGCCCGCGGAGTTCGCCGATCCGGCGGTCGCGGAGCAGGTGCTCGCCGCCGTGGCGGACCTCATCCCGGCCGGGACGCGCGGTGGCCCGGTACCGTTCGCCGCGGTCGTCGCGTCCCGGCCGGACGCGGGTCCGACCGAGCGGCTCGCCAATTGGTCCGGGCGCGGCAGGGGCTGA
- the groL gene encoding chaperonin GroEL (60 kDa chaperone family; promotes refolding of misfolded polypeptides especially under stressful conditions; forms two stacked rings of heptamers to form a barrel-shaped 14mer; ends can be capped by GroES; misfolded proteins enter the barrel where they are refolded when GroES binds), which translates to MAKMIAFDEEARRGLERGMNVLADAVRVTLGPRGRNVVLEKKWGAPTITNDGVSIAKEIELEDPWEKIGAELVKEVAKKTDDIAGDGTTTATVLAQALVREGLRNVAAGANPMALKRGIEKAVDAVSQQLLKTAKEVETKEQIAATASISAADASIGELIAEAMDKVGKEGVITVEESQTFGLELELTEGMRFDKGYISPYFVTDAERMEAELEDPYILLVSSKISTVKDLLPLLEKVMQGGKPLAIIAEDVEGEALATLVVNKIRGTFKSVAVKAPGFGDRREAMLADIAILTGGEVISEKVGLKLENADLSLLGTARKVVVSKDETTIVDGAGDAEQIAGRVSQIRNEIDKTDSDYDREKLQERLAKLAGGVAVIKAGAATEVELKERKHRIEDAVRNAKAAVEEGIVAGGGVALIQAGAGLFEGLGLDGDEATGANIVKVALEAPLKQIAINAGLEGGVVAEKVRGLQAGWGLNAATGEYVDLIAAGIIDPAKVTRSALQNAASIAALFLTTEAVIADKPEKAPAGGGGDPTGGMGGMGGMDF; encoded by the coding sequence ATGGCGAAGATGATCGCTTTCGACGAGGAGGCGCGCCGCGGGCTCGAGCGCGGCATGAACGTCCTCGCCGACGCCGTTCGCGTGACGCTCGGCCCGCGTGGCCGCAACGTCGTGCTGGAGAAGAAGTGGGGCGCTCCCACCATCACCAACGATGGTGTGTCGATCGCCAAGGAGATCGAGCTCGAGGACCCCTGGGAGAAGATCGGGGCCGAGCTCGTCAAGGAAGTTGCCAAGAAGACCGACGACATCGCGGGTGACGGCACCACCACCGCCACCGTGCTGGCGCAGGCGCTCGTCCGCGAGGGTCTCCGCAACGTCGCCGCCGGCGCCAACCCGATGGCCCTCAAGCGCGGCATCGAGAAGGCCGTCGACGCCGTCTCGCAGCAGCTGCTGAAGACCGCCAAGGAGGTCGAGACCAAGGAGCAGATCGCCGCCACGGCGTCCATCTCCGCGGCCGACGCCTCCATCGGCGAGCTCATCGCCGAGGCGATGGACAAGGTCGGCAAGGAAGGCGTCATCACGGTCGAGGAGAGCCAGACCTTCGGTCTGGAGCTCGAGCTCACCGAGGGCATGCGGTTCGACAAGGGCTACATCTCGCCCTACTTCGTCACCGACGCCGAGCGCATGGAGGCCGAGCTGGAGGACCCCTACATCCTCCTGGTCTCCTCCAAGATCTCCACCGTGAAGGACCTGCTCCCGCTGCTGGAGAAGGTCATGCAGGGCGGCAAGCCGCTCGCGATCATCGCGGAGGACGTCGAGGGCGAGGCCCTGGCCACGCTCGTCGTCAACAAGATCCGGGGCACCTTCAAGTCCGTCGCCGTCAAGGCGCCGGGCTTCGGTGACCGCCGCGAGGCCATGCTGGCCGACATCGCCATCCTCACCGGTGGCGAGGTCATCTCGGAGAAGGTCGGTCTCAAGCTCGAGAACGCCGACCTCTCGCTCCTGGGTACCGCCCGCAAGGTCGTCGTCTCCAAGGACGAGACCACCATCGTCGACGGTGCCGGCGACGCCGAGCAGATCGCCGGCCGGGTCTCCCAGATCCGCAACGAGATCGACAAGACCGACTCGGACTACGACCGCGAGAAGCTGCAGGAGCGCCTGGCCAAGCTGGCCGGCGGTGTTGCGGTCATCAAGGCCGGAGCCGCGACCGAGGTCGAGCTCAAGGAGCGCAAGCACCGCATCGAGGACGCCGTTCGCAACGCGAAGGCGGCCGTCGAGGAGGGCATCGTCGCCGGTGGCGGCGTGGCGCTCATCCAGGCCGGTGCGGGCCTGTTCGAGGGCCTCGGTCTCGACGGTGACGAGGCCACCGGCGCGAACATCGTCAAGGTCGCGCTGGAGGCTCCGCTCAAGCAGATCGCCATCAACGCCGGCCTCGAGGGCGGCGTCGTGGCGGAGAAGGTCCGTGGCCTGCAGGCCGGTTGGGGCCTCAACGCGGCGACCGGTGAGTACGTCGACCTGATCGCGGCCGGGATCATCGACCCCGCCAAGGTCACGCGCTCGGCGCTGCAGAACGCGGCGTCCATCGCCGCGCTCTTCCTCACCACCGAGGCCGTCATCGCCGACAAGCCGGAGAAGGCCCCGGCCGGCGGCGGGGGCGACCCCACCGGTGGCATGGGCGGCATGGGCGGCATGGACTTCTGA
- a CDS encoding helix-turn-helix transcriptional regulator, with product MRADRLLSLILLLRHRGRMSAAALARELEVSTRTVLRDIDALSVAGVPVYAERGRTGGFALLPGYTTDLTGLTHDEARALLVAGARTPSPALASAMRKVVAALPDAQRDTATRAAGRVVQRPERMLNDRASDDGGVLRTVQEAVFSARRVRLLYAARDEEPRWRTVDPLGLVDAGGQWYLLGTRDGADRTYRLSRAGAAEVLDEPAATAGDVDVAALWEARRTRFREGLATLPVRIRIPAARRGALPSNLPVDAEERDGHHLVLDVRFGDRDHAMGVLWSLSPDAEVLSPPDLRRALAERARATARPYDRP from the coding sequence ATGCGTGCCGACCGGCTCCTCTCGCTGATCCTGCTGCTGCGCCACCGCGGCCGGATGTCGGCCGCGGCGCTGGCCCGAGAGCTGGAGGTCTCCACGCGCACGGTGCTGCGCGACATCGACGCCCTGTCCGTCGCGGGCGTCCCGGTCTACGCCGAGCGCGGCCGCACCGGTGGCTTCGCGCTGCTGCCGGGCTACACCACCGACCTGACCGGCCTCACCCACGACGAGGCGCGGGCCCTGCTGGTCGCCGGGGCCCGCACGCCGTCACCCGCGCTGGCCTCGGCGATGCGCAAGGTCGTCGCGGCGTTGCCGGACGCCCAGCGCGACACCGCGACCCGGGCGGCGGGCCGGGTCGTGCAGCGCCCGGAACGGATGCTGAACGACCGGGCGTCCGACGACGGCGGTGTCCTGCGCACCGTCCAGGAGGCGGTGTTCTCCGCGCGCCGCGTGCGCCTGCTCTACGCCGCGCGCGACGAGGAGCCGCGGTGGCGCACCGTCGACCCGCTCGGGCTCGTCGACGCGGGTGGGCAGTGGTATCTCCTCGGCACCCGCGACGGCGCCGACCGCACCTACCGGCTCTCCCGCGCCGGCGCGGCGGAGGTGCTCGACGAGCCCGCCGCGACGGCGGGCGACGTCGACGTCGCGGCGCTGTGGGAGGCCCGGCGCACCCGCTTCCGGGAGGGTCTGGCGACCCTGCCCGTGCGGATCCGGATCCCGGCGGCCCGGCGCGGCGCGCTGCCGTCGAACCTCCCGGTCGACGCGGAGGAACGCGACGGCCACCACCTCGTGCTCGACGTCCGGTTCGGCGACCGGGACCACGCAATGGGGGTCCTGTGGTCGCTGTCGCCCGACGCGGAGGTGCTGTCCCCGCCGGATCTGCGCCGCGCGCTGGCGGAGCGGGCGCGGGCGACGGCCCGACCGTACGACCGACCGTGA
- a CDS encoding low temperature requirement protein A, whose amino-acid sequence MATPRRARLETRDGLTTVTTLELFFDLVFVFALTQVTDLMADDPSAVGLFRGALILTVLWWCWVGYAWLCNVVKADEGVIRVAMFAAMGAMFVAAITIPESFDDLPGGLSGPVVFAACYFVVRAVHIVMFWLVSAGDPELRKQVLRFVPSMAIGTVLLLAASQTSGALQTWLWVAAIVGDYLGTLVAGTGWRLASAGHFAERHGLIVIVALGESIVATGIGIAQKPISWPIIAASTLALIVSAALWWAYFDVTAIVTEKALHAADGARQIQLARNGFSFLHLPMIIGIIMMSLGLKKALGHVAGDDDYTLADPLYGLPLVALFGGVALFLLAHVAFTRAVVGRTKWERVVAAGVLVALIPPSSMVPAIWTLVILAAVLVALLGFETRRYADERHEIRHATGH is encoded by the coding sequence ATGGCGACACCACGGCGGGCCCGGCTGGAGACCCGCGACGGCCTCACCACCGTCACCACGCTGGAGTTGTTCTTCGACCTGGTCTTCGTGTTCGCGCTGACCCAGGTCACCGACCTCATGGCCGACGACCCGTCGGCGGTCGGGCTGTTCCGCGGCGCACTGATCCTCACCGTCCTGTGGTGGTGCTGGGTCGGCTACGCGTGGCTGTGCAACGTGGTGAAGGCCGACGAGGGCGTCATCCGGGTGGCGATGTTCGCCGCGATGGGCGCGATGTTCGTCGCCGCCATCACGATCCCGGAGTCGTTCGACGACCTGCCGGGCGGCCTGTCCGGCCCGGTGGTGTTCGCAGCCTGCTACTTCGTGGTCCGCGCCGTGCACATCGTCATGTTCTGGCTGGTCAGCGCGGGGGACCCGGAGCTGCGCAAGCAGGTCCTGCGGTTCGTCCCGTCGATGGCCATCGGCACGGTGCTGCTGCTCGCCGCGTCACAGACGTCCGGTGCGCTGCAGACCTGGCTGTGGGTGGCCGCGATCGTCGGCGACTACCTCGGCACGCTCGTCGCGGGCACCGGCTGGCGCCTGGCGTCGGCGGGCCACTTCGCCGAGCGGCACGGGCTGATCGTGATCGTGGCGCTGGGCGAGTCGATCGTCGCCACCGGCATCGGGATCGCCCAGAAGCCGATCAGCTGGCCGATCATCGCGGCGTCGACGCTCGCGCTGATCGTGTCCGCCGCGCTGTGGTGGGCCTACTTCGACGTCACCGCGATCGTCACCGAGAAGGCCCTGCACGCGGCCGACGGCGCACGGCAGATCCAGCTCGCCCGCAACGGCTTCTCGTTCCTGCACCTCCCGATGATCATCGGGATCATCATGATGTCGCTCGGGCTCAAGAAGGCGCTGGGGCACGTCGCGGGCGACGACGACTACACGCTGGCCGACCCGCTCTACGGGCTCCCGCTCGTCGCGCTGTTCGGCGGCGTGGCGCTGTTCCTGCTCGCGCACGTCGCGTTCACGCGGGCGGTGGTGGGCCGCACCAAGTGGGAGCGGGTCGTCGCGGCCGGGGTGCTCGTGGCGCTGATCCCGCCGTCATCGATGGTGCCCGCGATCTGGACGCTGGTGATCCTGGCGGCCGTGCTCGTGGCGCTGCTGGGCTTCGAGACCCGGCGCTACGCCGACGAGCGCCACGAGATCCGGCACGCCACCGGTCACTGA